A section of the Verrucomicrobiota bacterium genome encodes:
- a CDS encoding carbohydrate binding domain-containing protein: protein MKTTLLHSTMVVFVAGLLAIPVFGAQPKNFFANPSFELGRDSWQMDKAGKTECQFALDDKDAADGRYSALLTLGAVEEWGVQFGQNMPAGEQGKTYTFAVFARSVSEPVEVALQIERHAQPYDRAAALEKIKLTSAWQEIHVTFTVKKDFHQGWFAYISCTQPRAQFKADMFRLYEGDYVPHKQMVREELATVGVRILDTGKLQAKSLPGEVLKAKTGWVEVPEDNLTHPFKGDVVFMNDRIALVLRKGANGAELYSLGNDLPVMRSRLAPLAGTQGAALASYKITENNPGVASVEAAFTATDGKALTVRYELRVGQPVVLTEARSGATGLRMEAPCRFAVMPDFFADDIVVDATDALVAPASSPVSPSVVQAELPSDNFFLHLLPGGDAIVMTVLKTSEEDIRINLAGEGEQRMIGASELRYGKDAKIWVAVLAAPGIWHHQNISREDTNKIIRLDWKAPFPAQWRTDWRRVENLTDSWEMLTEKRDGGFMRYGPYGGPETFPVDRKRWTTVLGSFKYPCWVDKEGQGYLQPLRSEALRFQGPAIIYPINRTPATALDTFTIVDIVRNTLGVGPCEYVLDVEGQRSQYQGRATCSVRDTLNPIYAKQQQKQRRADIERTLVELMTFVRHIRGRIENYVSFGHEMLTYLAAQKQAHPDLSGRLEELENIARLIDTKVAARRDHIKTPDHVAAMITDFRQTVLDYEGDDALAKCKKFTEAWVDVGGNQDELVGEGRWVIKMLRQRAGLLMATDPRMAEIAREIRQRSQVVLRNPAGHEGARH, encoded by the coding sequence ATGAAAACAACACTTCTCCATTCGACGATGGTGGTCTTCGTCGCCGGATTGCTGGCGATCCCGGTGTTCGGAGCACAGCCCAAGAACTTCTTTGCCAATCCGAGTTTTGAATTGGGGCGGGATTCCTGGCAAATGGATAAGGCGGGCAAGACCGAGTGCCAGTTCGCCTTGGATGACAAGGATGCCGCCGATGGCCGGTACAGCGCGTTGTTGACCCTTGGCGCGGTCGAGGAGTGGGGCGTGCAATTCGGCCAGAACATGCCGGCCGGTGAGCAGGGGAAAACTTATACCTTCGCCGTGTTTGCCCGGAGCGTGAGTGAGCCGGTCGAAGTGGCGCTCCAGATCGAGCGTCATGCCCAGCCGTATGATCGCGCCGCCGCGCTCGAAAAAATCAAACTCACCAGTGCCTGGCAGGAAATTCATGTCACCTTCACGGTCAAGAAGGATTTTCACCAGGGCTGGTTCGCATACATCAGTTGCACGCAACCGCGCGCACAGTTCAAGGCCGATATGTTCCGGCTTTATGAGGGCGACTACGTGCCGCACAAGCAAATGGTCCGGGAGGAACTGGCCACGGTTGGGGTGCGCATCCTTGACACCGGCAAGCTGCAAGCTAAGTCGTTGCCCGGCGAAGTCTTGAAAGCCAAAACCGGCTGGGTGGAAGTGCCCGAGGATAACCTGACGCATCCGTTCAAGGGCGATGTAGTGTTCATGAATGATCGCATCGCGCTGGTGTTGCGCAAGGGCGCAAATGGTGCGGAGCTTTATTCGCTGGGCAATGATCTGCCGGTGATGCGCAGCCGGCTGGCACCTTTGGCGGGCACGCAAGGAGCCGCGCTGGCCTCATACAAGATCACGGAAAATAATCCAGGCGTGGCCTCGGTGGAGGCGGCTTTCACGGCGACCGATGGGAAGGCGCTGACGGTGCGTTACGAGTTAAGAGTCGGCCAACCGGTGGTGCTCACCGAGGCCCGCAGCGGAGCCACGGGTTTGCGGATGGAGGCCCCCTGCCGCTTTGCGGTGATGCCGGATTTTTTTGCCGATGACATCGTAGTGGATGCCACCGATGCGCTTGTAGCACCGGCGTCCTCGCCGGTGTCCCCGTCCGTAGTACAGGCAGAATTGCCCAGTGATAACTTCTTCCTGCACCTGCTCCCGGGCGGGGATGCCATCGTGATGACCGTATTGAAAACCAGTGAAGAGGATATCCGGATCAACCTGGCGGGCGAAGGCGAACAGCGGATGATTGGCGCTTCGGAGCTTCGTTATGGCAAGGATGCCAAAATCTGGGTGGCCGTTCTGGCCGCGCCGGGGATTTGGCATCACCAGAATATTTCACGCGAGGACACCAACAAAATCATTCGGCTGGATTGGAAAGCGCCGTTTCCCGCGCAATGGCGGACGGATTGGCGGCGGGTGGAGAATCTGACTGATAGCTGGGAAATGCTCACGGAGAAACGCGATGGCGGCTTCATGCGGTACGGTCCTTACGGCGGCCCGGAAACCTTCCCGGTTGATCGCAAACGCTGGACTACGGTGCTGGGCAGTTTCAAATACCCTTGCTGGGTGGATAAGGAAGGGCAGGGGTATCTGCAGCCGCTGCGGTCCGAGGCGCTGCGGTTCCAGGGCCCAGCCATCATCTATCCGATCAATCGCACACCGGCCACGGCGCTGGATACGTTTACCATTGTGGATATCGTCCGCAACACGCTGGGGGTTGGCCCTTGCGAATATGTGTTGGATGTGGAAGGGCAGCGCTCGCAATACCAAGGGCGGGCGACTTGCTCGGTGCGGGACACGCTGAATCCGATTTACGCCAAGCAGCAGCAGAAACAGCGGCGCGCGGATATTGAAAGAACCCTGGTGGAGCTGATGACCTTTGTCCGGCACATCCGGGGACGCATTGAAAATTATGTTTCTTTCGGCCATGAAATGCTGACCTACCTCGCCGCGCAAAAACAGGCGCATCCGGACTTGTCCGGGCGGTTGGAGGAATTGGAAAACATCGCGCGGCTGATTGACACCAAGGTGGCCGCCCGCCGGGATCATATTAAAACGCCGGATCACGTGGCAGCCATGATCACCGATTTTCGCCAGACGGTTTTGGATTATGAAGGCGATGATGCATTGGCCAAATGCAAAAAGTTTACTGAAGCCTGGGTGGATGTTGGCGGCAACCAGGATGAACTGGTGGGCGAGGGACGATGGGTGATTAAAATGCTCCGGCAGCGAGCCGGTTTGCTGATGGCGACGGATCCGCGCATGGCGGAGATTGCCCGCGAAATTCGCCAGCGTTCCCAGGTCGTGCTGCGCAATCCCGCCGGCCACGAAGGCGCCAGACACTGA